In a genomic window of Nomascus leucogenys isolate Asia chromosome 4, Asia_NLE_v1, whole genome shotgun sequence:
- the LOC100603596 gene encoding olfactory receptor 5M11, producing MSNTNGSAITEFILLGLTDCPELQPLLFVLFLVVYLVTLLGNLGMIMLIRLDSRLHTPMYFFLTNLAFVDLCYTSNATTQMLTNIISEKTISFAGCFTQCYIFIALLLTEFYLLAAMAYDRYVAICDPLHYSVKMSRRVCICLATFPYVYGFSDGLFQAILTFHLTFCRSNVINHFYCADPPLIKLSCSDTYVKEHAMFISAGFNLSSSLTIILVSYAFILAAILRIKSAEGRHKAFSTCGSHMMAVTLFYGTLFCMYIRPPTDKTVEESKKIAVFYTFVSPVLNPLIYSLRNKDVKQALKNVLRRNMVMTVVITLFPNKH from the coding sequence ATGTCCAACACAAATGGCAGTGCAATCACAGAATTCATTTTACTTGGGCTCACAGATTGCCCGGAACTCCAGCCTCTGCTTTTTGTGCTGTTTCTGGTTGTTTACCTCGTCACCCTGCTAGGCAACCTGGGCATGATAATGTTAATCAGACTGGACTCTCGCCTTCACACGCCCATGTACTTCTTCCTCACTAACTTAGCATTTGTGGATTTATGCTATACATCAAATGCAACCACGCAAATGTTGACTAATATCATATCTGAGAAGACCATTTCCTTTGCAGGTTGCTTTACACAGTGCTACATTTTCATTGCCCTTCTACTCACTGAGTTTTACCTGCTGGCAGCAATGGCCTATGACCGCTATGTGGCCATATGTGACCCTCTGCACTACAGTGTGAAAATGTCCAGGAGAGTTTGCATCTGCTTGGCCACATTTCCCTATGTCTATGGCTTCTCAGATGGACTCTTCCAGGCCATCCTGACCTTCCACCTGACCTTCTGTAGATCCAATGTCATCAACCACTTCTACTGTGCTGACCCGCCGCTCATTAAGCTTTCTTGTTCTGATACTTATGTCAAAGAGCATGCCATGTTCATATCTGCTGGCTTCAACCTCTCCAGCTCCCTCACCATCATCTTGGTGTCCTATGCCTTCATTCTTGCTGCCATCCTCCGGATCAAATCAGCAGAGGGAAGGCACAAGGCATTCTCCACCTGTGGTTCCCATATGATGGCTGTCACCCTGTTTTATGGGACTCTCTTTTGCATGTATATAAGACCACCAACAGATAAGACTGTTGAGGAATCTAAAAAAATAGCTGTCTTTTACACCTTTGTGAGTCCAGTACTTAATCCATTGATCTACAGTCTGAGGAATAAAGATGTGAAACAGGCCTTGAAGAATGTCCTGAGAAGAAATATGGTCATGACCGTGGTGATAACTTTGTTTCCTAATAAACATTAA